TGAGATCATCTGACGTTTCTTTGATGCGAGGCCAGTTTCAGTTCATAATCCTCACAGGATTATCGCAgatgagtttttatttctgacagCAATGGAAACCATGAGACCAGAAATGTGCAGATAACCAGTCAGAAATGTAATTCTTAGCAACATCTccaccaattttatttttacttctgtacattttagtaaaaatgaTGGGACTTTGACTCCCTACtggaatattttgttgtttttgcagcagtTTACTCTCCTGAGATGCTTTTAAAAgccttaaatattttattctgatctcatttaaatgctgttttctaCCAGACaaaacttattaaatatttaaaataggaataagtaataaaatataatcacTTCTTGCTTAGATTTCATGGAAacacttttaatgaaattttacagttgttaaaatcatttctcatttaattatttatgaattttgtatttaggataaaaaataacctgattcaaattctgtaaaaaaaaacaaaaactcatatTAAGCActttttgctatccaattattaattattaataaattattaaatgaaatgatGAGTTTTTACATCcaggttttggtagaaagagagagaaaaagaataaatcaaatgtaaatCACTgaggtcattttaatttatttagcaattaattgatttattggttaTTACGGCAGACCCAGTCAGAATAATCaatgactaaaataatcattagctgcAGCCCTGTTTAAAACATCGATGccagttttataaaaacaccTGCTGGTGACAGTATCGACGTCTCAAATCTTGTTGCTTTGGCTCCAgtgaacacaaaatgttataaaaacgCTTACCTCCAGCAGGCGGCCCGAGAAAGCCTCCGATGCTCCTGAACAGCATGAAGAGCCCCAGTCCGCTGTCAAAGCCCTCCAAACTCACAATGTCCACGATGGAGGTGACGTGAATGGCAACCATGCAGCCAAACAGGAAGCCGTAGATCGAGGCGAACACCAGAACGGACCAGTAGTTGTGACTGATGGGCAGCAGGAGCAGCACGACCCCCAGCAGCATCGTAACGATGGTGAGCAGCTGCAGGTTCCTCAGAAGCCTCATGTTAGCCAGCCAGCCACAAAACAGCCTGCCGGCCAGGTCGGCGACGGCCATGACAGACAGGATGAATGCTGGCCAGTACTTATCGATCCCCAAGCTATTGGCAAAAGGAACCAGGAAGAGGGTCGGGGTGAAAAACCCGGCGGCTGCAAAGATTGCAAACAAGATGTAGAGAAGAAGTTCGGGTTTTTTCAGCAGGCCGCACTGGAAGACTGCCTTCTTCTTTGGTGGTAGCGCAGCAGCACTGTCCTCTGCGCTCTCTTTGAGGTTCATGTGTGGAGCTCGAGTTGCCTCCAGGGGCCTCATGAGCGCGCCGCAAACACACAGGTTGAACTGAAGGCCTCCGATGATGAGCAACGCGCCCTGCCAGCTGTACATCTCGATGAGCCACTTGAATAGCGGGCTGAAAACGATGGCAAAGACACACTCCCCTGAGCTGGCGATGGCGTAGGCAATGGGGCGCCATCTTGAAAAGTAGTGATTCACCATGCTGATAGCAGGAACCCATGAGAATGAGATACCTGTTCCtggaagcagcagaagaaaaatgtttgctggAAGACCTGCAAGAATTCATCATGTCTTCAGATGATACTGGTATCTTCTGCACTGGAGGAAACATCTGAGAGATAAACTGAGAAATCACTACAGAAatgaaatgactgaaacaacacatttttattacatttagatAAAACTAAATTCATGATATTTGGAAAGCAAAATAACCAAGAAAACTCTGGCAAAAACTGACATCTTGGGGTAATCAAATCTTCTTAATGACTTTACTTGAAACTGTGTTTTGATCAGACAAGACTCAAGTTAAACTAAAACTCAAAGACTGGCGTGAAACAAAAAGGATGAATATGTGGAAAAGCACCTAATGTACGGTGGgagatctgtgatgctgtgggcctgctTCTCTTACAAATGTTCTGTAAGTCTTGTTAGTGGATGAAACCAAGGATTGTTTGACACTCTACATAAAAAACGttgtcagaaaactgaaaacaggatCTTTCAGAAAGATAATGGTCAGAAACATAAGGTTGAGTGAGAGATATAGTAGTTTTGTCAGTAATTTTACCTCTTTATTTGTGCTTATATCTGAAAAGCCTTATATTAccttaaataatattatttctttGTCTGCTGCTTACAACTGCAGTGTCACAtcgaaatattttcatttcataagTCTGACTAAACTCATAAGAGACTAAATACACaaagatcaaaacaaagcagGGAGTGTTGAACCAGGCAGTCAGTGACTTCTTGAAGCAAC
The genomic region above belongs to Xiphophorus maculatus strain JP 163 A chromosome 12, X_maculatus-5.0-male, whole genome shotgun sequence and contains:
- the LOC102217255 gene encoding monocarboxylate transporter 13-like isoform X1 translates to MSGTKSIVERPSDRQPGEQPAECLEMKSKRVGPPDGGYGWVVVASAFFAMGLTGAVLKNIGLFFLDIQSHFGVLTSTTSWVSSTTIAMFHIGAPAASALTLRFSQRVVIVLGGVLCTLGMSLASLDINLPWLYLTLGVLQGTGISFSWVPAISMVNHYFSRWRPIAYAIASSGECVFAIVFSPLFKWLIEMYSWQGALLIIGGLQFNLCVCGALMRPLEATRAPHMNLKESAEDSAAALPPKKKAVFQCGLLKKPELLLYILFAIFAAAGFFTPTLFLVPFANSLGIDKYWPAFILSVMAVADLAGRLFCGWLANMRLLRNLQLLTIVTMLLGVVLLLLPISHNYWSVLVFASIYGFLFGCMVAIHVTSIVDIVSLEGFDSGLGLFMLFRSIGGFLGPPAGGWLVDKANNFSAAFSLSGFCLVTSAVFVVVVDRLIQRRKSVEAAGHQTIHYQGDGETGKIEGLIIAQES
- the LOC102217255 gene encoding monocarboxylate transporter 13-like isoform X2; protein product: MKSKRVGPPDGGYGWVVVASAFFAMGLTGAVLKNIGLFFLDIQSHFGVLTSTTSWVSSTTIAMFHIGAPAASALTLRFSQRVVIVLGGVLCTLGMSLASLDINLPWLYLTLGVLQGTGISFSWVPAISMVNHYFSRWRPIAYAIASSGECVFAIVFSPLFKWLIEMYSWQGALLIIGGLQFNLCVCGALMRPLEATRAPHMNLKESAEDSAAALPPKKKAVFQCGLLKKPELLLYILFAIFAAAGFFTPTLFLVPFANSLGIDKYWPAFILSVMAVADLAGRLFCGWLANMRLLRNLQLLTIVTMLLGVVLLLLPISHNYWSVLVFASIYGFLFGCMVAIHVTSIVDIVSLEGFDSGLGLFMLFRSIGGFLGPPAGGWLVDKANNFSAAFSLSGFCLVTSAVFVVVVDRLIQRRKSVEAAGHQTIHYQGDGETGKIEGLIIAQES